One genomic window of Leptospira paudalimensis includes the following:
- a CDS encoding DUF1801 domain-containing protein, with protein MIQTIEEYIASLPDGKKESFLKLRSVVKKNLPKGFEETFQYNMIGYVVPKKTYPAGYHANPELALPFLHIAVQKSGLAMYHMGIYADPTLLKWFQTEYPKHSHSKLDMGKSCIRFKKLEDIPWKLIGELVSKMNPNDWIRVYEKNTFSS; from the coding sequence ATGATTCAGACAATCGAAGAATACATTGCGTCTTTACCGGACGGCAAAAAAGAATCTTTTCTCAAATTGCGAAGTGTCGTGAAAAAAAATCTGCCAAAAGGATTTGAAGAGACCTTCCAATACAATATGATTGGGTATGTGGTTCCTAAAAAAACGTATCCCGCTGGATACCATGCCAACCCAGAACTTGCACTACCGTTTCTCCACATTGCTGTCCAAAAAAGTGGACTAGCGATGTATCATATGGGGATTTATGCGGATCCAACTCTCTTAAAATGGTTCCAAACGGAATACCCAAAACATTCTCATTCCAAATTGGATATGGGGAAAAGTTGCATTCGGTTCAAAAAATTGGAAGACATCCCTTGGAAACTCATTGGTGAACTTGTTTCCAAAATGAATCCTAATGACTGGATACGAGTTTACGAAAAAAATACATTTTCAAGTTGA
- a CDS encoding efflux RND transporter periplasmic adaptor subunit gives MTKSFFLFLTVVCFVSCNQKSEENRPRIATFHTLEDGVIIKKSEGELPSTISIANVAYRNLGSGLSIPVRVSVVCVTSKESNYSYHFETEEQSLIYSEYLKSKAALFGAKKSYSRLKYLVENQAAAGKELNDANVQLQQMAASMDENLNRLRMQGIPIEKLSKLKPGYILIVGDIPETKLNRVKLQTRVFIKFSAFPGDRYETKIDSISDVIDPVSRTVKVLIITKNPGNQFKPGMFGNGHIELDNLEALSVPNESIILIGDTSYLFKQIDLNTFQRVQVETGIETDEYTQILSGLQTNDRVVSHGSTLLKGLSFGY, from the coding sequence ATGACTAAATCATTTTTTCTCTTTTTGACGGTTGTTTGTTTTGTATCTTGCAATCAGAAATCGGAAGAGAATCGTCCTCGCATTGCAACCTTCCATACTCTAGAAGATGGAGTGATCATTAAAAAATCAGAAGGTGAACTTCCCTCAACAATCTCCATTGCAAACGTTGCTTATCGAAATTTAGGATCAGGACTATCGATCCCAGTTCGTGTGTCAGTTGTCTGTGTTACTTCCAAAGAATCAAATTATTCCTATCATTTTGAGACCGAAGAACAGTCGTTAATTTATTCTGAATACTTAAAAAGTAAAGCAGCACTATTTGGTGCAAAAAAATCTTATTCACGTTTAAAATACTTGGTGGAAAACCAAGCTGCTGCGGGTAAAGAATTGAATGATGCAAATGTTCAATTGCAACAAATGGCAGCATCCATGGATGAAAATTTAAACCGATTACGAATGCAAGGCATTCCCATTGAAAAGTTAAGCAAATTGAAACCAGGATATATTTTGATTGTTGGCGATATCCCCGAAACAAAATTAAATCGAGTCAAATTACAAACAAGAGTATTCATTAAGTTTTCGGCATTCCCGGGAGATCGTTATGAAACAAAAATTGATTCCATTTCTGATGTCATTGACCCGGTCAGTCGTACTGTTAAAGTTTTAATCATAACAAAAAATCCAGGGAATCAATTTAAACCAGGTATGTTTGGAAATGGACATATTGAATTGGACAATCTTGAAGCTTTGTCTGTTCCAAATGAATCTATCATTTTAATTGGTGATACAAGTTATCTATTCAAACAAATCGATTTGAATACGTTCCAAAGAGTACAAGTGGAAACAGGAATCGAAACAGATGAATACACACAAATCTTGTCTGGTTTGCAAACCAATGATCGTGTTGTTTCTCATGGTTCTACATTATTAAAAGGACTCAGTTTCGGTTACTAA
- a CDS encoding efflux RND transporter permease subunit, with product MGFIRFSLKNSPIVLFCFLMISAFGIYSVTHLKIDAYPDVSDTEVIVITKFDGRASSEVEKLVTIPLERALTGIPGLTTTRSQSIFGLSVIRLTFKDHTDEYFARNQVNERLKSIQLPEGTEVPELGPLTSPVGEILRYAVEGYGLPTMELRSIQDWELAPRIQQIQGVADVITFGGDIKEYQIEINPINQDKYNVFLRDLVLAIEENNANTGGNIFKHGNQAIPVRALGAIENEKDIENIIVTEKKDVPIYVKDIGKVRVIPHPPKGILGYRLQTGTETNSGVQGIIMMRKGENPSEVLRLVKEKLSSLDGFLKNKGVRIRILYDRAELVSNTLKTVVRTMMEGITIVMIVLIFLLGNYRVALAVAVTIPFSLLFSFCLMNLIEIPANLLSLGAIDFGIIVDSSIVIIEGIITTIAISSVSKKKLPLDDIILRSSDHTEKEVFFSIIVILCAYLPIFLFERVEGKLFKPMAFGLAFTLIGALLFSLTVLPVIFSKFFQDENRRQTKEFFLLTQARSYFLQLLHFLLDHSKKLVIRTYAVVILLVILVFMGLGTEFLPELDEGAINFRCKLPTGIHLDKTANVANLLREAVSEFPEVKVVITQSGRNDDGTDPFGPNRIEGLITLEDYSKWKTVHSKAEMLEILKERFEKLVPGAKFSFSQPILDNVAEAVTGSAADLSVQLSGRDVAVLWQKANEIESALEKLEGVSAIGIEQEGPNTELSIAIDREAAARAGINFSDIQDITEMAIGGKEISKLYLDNHIYNITVRYPEEYRTSVNSIGNINIKSKYESKYPLSSVAKLELKEMPAKIARKNGNRMVSVWINIEGRDQGGFVNEAKKIVTKQIKLPADVEIDWGGQFENLTRASKRLMVAVPLTFVIILFILYLMFHNISDSLLVMSSIPVAALGGLFFLFLRGMHFNVSSGVGLISLFGISIMGGVLFVSNFNHAKENREIKTETDLKELISYVSEIQFRPRFLTLTTAIIGLLPAMLTNEIGSDIQRPMATVIVGGLLFTLVIGNFTIPLLCYLSEQRKLLHAKN from the coding sequence ATGGGATTCATTCGTTTTTCACTGAAAAACTCTCCGATAGTATTATTTTGTTTTTTAATGATTTCAGCTTTTGGAATCTATTCAGTCACACATCTTAAGATAGATGCCTATCCTGATGTTTCTGATACTGAAGTGATTGTGATCACAAAATTTGATGGTAGAGCCTCTTCTGAAGTCGAAAAACTCGTAACAATTCCTTTGGAACGGGCGTTAACTGGTATTCCAGGTCTTACCACAACACGTTCACAAAGTATTTTTGGATTGTCAGTCATTCGGTTAACTTTTAAAGACCACACTGATGAATATTTTGCGAGAAACCAAGTTAATGAAAGGTTAAAATCAATTCAATTGCCAGAAGGAACAGAAGTTCCTGAACTTGGTCCATTAACTTCTCCTGTGGGTGAAATCTTACGTTATGCAGTGGAAGGTTACGGATTGCCAACGATGGAACTTAGGAGTATCCAAGATTGGGAATTGGCTCCACGAATCCAACAAATCCAAGGTGTTGCAGATGTGATTACTTTTGGTGGAGACATCAAAGAATACCAAATTGAAATCAATCCCATCAACCAAGACAAATATAATGTTTTTTTACGCGATCTTGTTTTGGCAATTGAAGAAAACAATGCAAATACTGGTGGTAATATATTTAAACATGGTAACCAAGCAATACCAGTACGTGCGTTAGGTGCAATCGAAAACGAAAAAGATATAGAAAACATTATCGTCACTGAAAAAAAAGATGTTCCCATTTATGTAAAAGACATTGGAAAAGTGAGAGTGATCCCTCATCCTCCCAAAGGGATTCTCGGTTATCGGTTACAAACTGGAACCGAGACCAATTCTGGAGTCCAGGGCATCATTATGATGCGTAAAGGAGAAAATCCATCTGAAGTATTAAGATTGGTAAAAGAAAAACTCTCTAGTTTGGATGGATTTTTAAAAAACAAAGGTGTTCGCATTCGAATTTTATATGATAGGGCAGAGTTAGTATCCAATACTTTAAAAACTGTTGTGCGTACTATGATGGAAGGGATTACAATTGTTATGATTGTATTGATCTTTTTACTTGGAAACTATCGAGTTGCACTTGCAGTTGCCGTAACCATTCCTTTTTCATTATTATTTTCATTTTGTTTAATGAATTTAATTGAAATACCTGCAAATTTACTTTCGTTAGGTGCAATTGATTTTGGTATTATTGTTGATAGTTCGATTGTCATTATAGAGGGAATTATAACGACGATTGCGATTTCATCTGTATCGAAAAAAAAATTACCATTGGATGATATCATCCTTCGTTCTTCTGACCACACAGAAAAAGAAGTATTTTTTTCAATTATTGTCATCCTATGTGCTTACCTTCCGATTTTTCTTTTTGAAAGGGTAGAAGGTAAATTATTCAAACCAATGGCTTTTGGATTGGCATTTACATTGATAGGTGCTTTGTTATTTTCACTCACAGTCCTTCCTGTTATTTTTTCAAAGTTTTTCCAAGACGAGAATCGTCGCCAAACAAAAGAATTTTTTCTCCTAACACAAGCAAGATCATACTTCCTTCAATTACTTCATTTTCTCCTCGACCATTCCAAAAAATTAGTAATCCGCACTTATGCCGTTGTGATCCTACTTGTAATTTTAGTTTTTATGGGATTAGGAACGGAATTTTTGCCTGAATTGGATGAAGGTGCCATCAATTTTAGATGTAAATTACCGACAGGAATTCATTTGGATAAAACTGCAAATGTTGCAAATTTACTACGAGAGGCAGTGAGTGAATTTCCTGAAGTAAAGGTTGTGATCACTCAATCAGGAAGGAATGATGATGGAACAGATCCTTTTGGTCCAAATCGAATTGAAGGTCTGATTACATTAGAAGATTATTCCAAATGGAAAACGGTTCATTCAAAAGCGGAAATGTTAGAAATTCTTAAGGAACGATTTGAAAAATTAGTTCCTGGGGCAAAATTCAGTTTTTCACAACCAATTTTGGATAATGTTGCAGAAGCGGTCACTGGTTCAGCTGCTGATTTGTCTGTTCAACTTTCTGGTAGAGATGTTGCCGTATTATGGCAAAAAGCAAATGAAATTGAATCCGCCTTAGAAAAGTTAGAAGGTGTATCAGCTATTGGAATTGAACAAGAAGGACCCAATACAGAACTAAGTATCGCCATTGATAGAGAAGCAGCGGCAAGAGCAGGGATTAATTTTTCTGACATCCAAGATATTACCGAAATGGCGATTGGTGGAAAAGAGATCAGTAAATTGTATTTGGATAATCATATTTATAACATAACGGTTCGGTATCCTGAAGAATATAGAACATCTGTTAACTCGATTGGGAATATCAATATCAAAAGTAAATACGAAAGTAAATATCCACTGTCTTCTGTTGCAAAATTAGAATTGAAGGAAATGCCAGCCAAAATTGCCAGGAAAAATGGAAATCGCATGGTTTCTGTTTGGATTAATATCGAAGGCAGAGACCAAGGTGGATTTGTAAATGAAGCAAAAAAGATTGTGACAAAACAAATCAAACTGCCAGCGGATGTCGAAATTGATTGGGGAGGACAATTCGAAAACCTAACTCGTGCAAGTAAGCGACTTATGGTTGCTGTTCCTCTAACGTTTGTTATTATACTTTTTATCTTGTATTTAATGTTTCACAATATCTCTGATAGTTTACTTGTTATGTCCAGTATTCCAGTTGCTGCACTCGGCGGTCTCTTTTTTCTTTTTTTACGTGGAATGCATTTTAACGTTTCGTCAGGTGTTGGTCTTATTTCGTTATTTGGAATTTCCATTATGGGTGGAGTATTATTTGTCTCAAATTTTAATCATGCGAAAGAAAATAGAGAGATTAAAACTGAAACTGATTTAAAAGAATTAATTTCGTACGTTTCTGAAATTCAGTTTCGTCCCAGATTTTTAACTCTAACAACGGCAATCATTGGTTTATTACCGGCAATGCTTACGAATGAAATTGGGTCTGATATCCAACGACCTATGGCAACAGTGATTGTGGGTGGATTATTGTTCACTTTGGTCATTGGAAATTTTACAATCCCTTTACTTTGTTATTTAAGTGAACAGAGAAAATTACTTCATGCGAAAAATTAG
- a CDS encoding ATP-binding response regulator, with protein sequence MIFRVSFSSIQKSFSATVKFCRYPLIFGLVLLFTSSCHLELSPTLLAKDGVLDGRNLKLATDTVNLIGKWEFYWNEFLEPNTPSPNNRSFMQVGVPWFSQHNEDGEDYPSFGYATYRLTILLPEGESNQEPYALLVPVLHSAYKIYANGTLVAENGSIGKNSETHVPSFHTKIVPILNAKEKVDLVIHISNYSHKFAGIHGIIRFGKLQNIIQVWNNYHSASCIILIFMGILSIYHALVYLINRSEKNALRMSFVYLGILILSATLTETRILFNFFSDDYCIPLFRFSRIGFVIVLFFGGSVLINLAQMRIFKKMLVLLKVYSLTFLLVSILTPVKHLALVSYYFEYLSAIFVLIGLFSVSLALYFQRKESKLYFFSLFLAVLGGVIDIILISHPNFGFRPMGLFSLYFFIIPQTLGVTFGLVRVYKRSESISKELYKRKEALEKKVKARTAELEKANRWKANFVSLISHDLRSPLNSVNQILDVIDFSFSETSEEEKKKFLEICKTGVTQSIKMLEQLLDVSRFDAFGTKLMQTRFSVNELLNEIIESVEPLATLKGIRIQKDTPIQAEIIADRTLIGEVFKNILTNSIKYSYLNSEVWVGVSFKGKWLSVEIRDRGLGMSEEQIHKLTGEENIKSTPGTAGERGTGLGLQLCTNILEAHFGKLRIKSVLGVGSSFEISLSRSNKSVLLVDDSGNFRSDLAEVMRRNQWIVIEAGNGEEALSHLARITPSLIITDLHMPGMNGISLIHEWEGKRNQNQKIPIILISSDAPLSGGNSFLEEEGLETIVSAYLSKMYKAEDLCQQIEMNLV encoded by the coding sequence ATGATTTTCAGAGTCTCCTTCTCATCTATCCAAAAATCTTTTTCTGCCACAGTAAAATTTTGTCGTTATCCCTTAATTTTTGGATTGGTTCTCCTCTTCACCTCTTCCTGTCACTTGGAACTCTCCCCAACCTTACTTGCAAAAGATGGTGTTTTGGATGGCCGGAATCTGAAATTGGCAACGGACACAGTGAACCTAATTGGGAAGTGGGAATTTTACTGGAATGAATTTTTAGAACCAAACACTCCTTCTCCCAACAATCGATCTTTTATGCAAGTGGGTGTTCCTTGGTTTTCCCAACACAATGAAGATGGGGAAGATTATCCAAGTTTTGGTTATGCTACCTATCGATTGACAATCCTTTTGCCTGAAGGTGAATCCAACCAAGAACCATACGCTCTCCTTGTGCCTGTACTCCATAGTGCTTACAAAATATACGCAAACGGGACATTGGTCGCTGAAAATGGATCCATTGGAAAAAATAGTGAAACTCATGTTCCATCTTTTCATACCAAAATTGTCCCCATATTAAATGCTAAAGAAAAAGTAGATTTGGTGATCCATATATCCAACTACTCCCATAAATTCGCAGGGATTCATGGGATCATTCGATTTGGTAAATTACAGAATATAATCCAGGTTTGGAACAATTACCATTCTGCTTCTTGTATCATTTTAATTTTTATGGGAATCCTATCCATCTATCATGCGTTAGTGTATTTAATCAATCGATCAGAAAAAAATGCATTACGAATGTCATTTGTTTATTTGGGAATTTTGATTCTCAGTGCTACATTAACAGAAACAAGAATCCTCTTTAACTTTTTTTCTGATGACTACTGTATCCCTTTGTTTCGGTTTTCAAGAATTGGTTTTGTGATCGTTTTGTTTTTTGGCGGGAGTGTTTTAATAAATTTAGCGCAAATGCGTATCTTTAAGAAAATGTTAGTGTTATTGAAGGTATACTCACTTACATTTCTTTTGGTTTCAATACTAACACCTGTAAAACATTTAGCTTTAGTTAGTTATTATTTTGAATATCTTTCTGCGATTTTTGTTCTGATAGGTTTGTTTTCGGTTTCACTCGCTTTGTATTTCCAAAGAAAAGAAAGTAAATTGTATTTTTTTAGTTTGTTTCTCGCAGTATTAGGTGGTGTCATTGATATCATTTTAATTTCCCATCCTAATTTTGGGTTTAGGCCAATGGGATTATTTTCTTTGTATTTTTTTATCATTCCACAAACACTTGGTGTGACATTTGGACTCGTACGTGTTTACAAACGATCTGAGTCTATCTCGAAAGAACTTTACAAAAGAAAAGAAGCACTTGAGAAAAAAGTCAAAGCCCGTACTGCAGAATTGGAAAAGGCAAACCGATGGAAGGCTAATTTTGTTTCCTTAATTTCGCATGACCTACGTTCGCCGCTCAATAGTGTGAACCAAATTTTAGATGTAATCGATTTTAGTTTTAGTGAAACATCAGAAGAGGAAAAAAAGAAATTTTTAGAGATTTGTAAAACTGGTGTGACCCAATCTATAAAAATGTTGGAACAACTTTTGGATGTAAGTCGATTTGATGCATTTGGAACCAAACTGATGCAAACTCGGTTTTCAGTGAATGAGTTGTTAAACGAAATCATTGAATCAGTGGAACCATTGGCAACATTGAAAGGAATTCGAATCCAAAAAGACACTCCCATCCAAGCAGAAATCATTGCAGATCGAACTTTGATCGGAGAAGTGTTTAAAAATATCCTTACAAACTCCATTAAATATTCATATCTCAATTCTGAAGTTTGGGTAGGTGTTTCTTTCAAAGGGAAATGGCTTTCTGTTGAAATTCGTGATCGTGGCCTTGGAATGAGTGAAGAACAAATCCATAAATTAACAGGCGAAGAAAATATCAAAAGTACACCAGGAACTGCAGGCGAACGTGGAACTGGGCTTGGTTTACAGTTATGTACAAATATACTAGAAGCCCATTTTGGAAAACTGAGGATTAAATCAGTACTTGGTGTCGGTTCCTCATTTGAGATTTCGTTATCTAGAAGTAACAAATCGGTTTTACTTGTAGATGATTCAGGTAATTTTAGATCTGATTTAGCAGAGGTAATGCGAAGGAACCAATGGATTGTAATTGAAGCGGGGAATGGGGAAGAAGCTCTTTCTCATTTGGCAAGGATCACTCCATCACTCATCATTACTGACTTACACATGCCAGGAATGAATGGAATTTCTTTGATTCATGAATGGGAAGGAAAACGAAATCAAAACCAAAAAATTCCAATCATTTTGATAAGTTCCGATGCACCTCTTTCTGGCGGAAATTCCTTTCTTGAGGAAGAGGGTTTGGAAACAATCGTATCTGCTTATTTATCGAAAATGTACAAAGCAGAAGATTTGTGCCAACAGATCGAAATGAATTTAGTTTAA
- a CDS encoding RluA family pseudouridine synthase, translating to MQIFVTVSEDYDQSRLDVFLKDNAGDDLSRSTVQKWIDSGFVTNKTKDQTVHKNGYKVTLGEEYVVDVIARPPSRLEPIPMDIPVLYDEEEFMVIHKKAGIACHSGPGDDSPSLVNGLLHQFKNLSGTGGERRPGIVHRLDKPTEGVLIIAKTDRAHAALSKLFQDRLVDKTYYAWVLQAPVEAEGTISMPIGRHPVERVKMCVREDGRMAITHYKTEKIVQTQTGRKFSLMKLGLETGRTHQIRVHMAKIGCPVVGDSLYSRSAKDYTQYGLLLFAKKLDFPHPFVPDKRIVVELEFPERFKIFERKCPSY from the coding sequence ATGCAAATATTTGTAACTGTTTCCGAAGATTATGACCAAAGTCGCTTAGACGTTTTCCTAAAAGACAACGCTGGAGACGATCTTAGCCGTTCAACCGTTCAAAAATGGATCGATTCTGGCTTTGTGACAAACAAAACAAAGGACCAAACCGTCCATAAAAACGGTTATAAGGTGACTTTAGGAGAAGAGTATGTGGTGGATGTCATCGCAAGACCACCTTCTCGATTGGAACCCATCCCGATGGATATCCCTGTTTTGTATGATGAAGAAGAGTTTATGGTCATCCACAAAAAAGCGGGGATCGCTTGCCACAGTGGACCGGGTGACGACTCGCCTTCTCTTGTGAATGGACTCCTCCACCAATTTAAGAATCTTTCTGGCACTGGTGGTGAACGCCGTCCAGGTATTGTCCATCGTTTGGACAAACCAACAGAAGGGGTTCTCATCATTGCCAAAACAGACAGAGCCCATGCTGCCTTATCCAAACTCTTCCAAGATCGTCTTGTGGATAAAACGTACTATGCTTGGGTGTTACAAGCACCAGTGGAAGCCGAAGGGACGATTAGTATGCCGATTGGTCGCCACCCCGTCGAACGTGTGAAGATGTGTGTACGAGAAGATGGGAGAATGGCCATCACCCATTACAAAACAGAAAAAATTGTACAAACACAAACAGGGCGAAAGTTTAGTTTGATGAAACTCGGTCTTGAAACGGGGCGAACCCACCAAATCCGTGTTCATATGGCAAAAATAGGATGCCCAGTCGTGGGGGACAGTTTGTACTCACGGTCTGCAAAGGATTACACACAATACGGACTCCTTCTCTTTGCCAAAAAATTAGATTTTCCTCATCCCTTTGTACCAGACAAACGAATTGTTGTGGAACTTGAGTTTCCTGAACGATTTAAGATCTTTGAACGCAAATGCCCTAGTTACTGA
- a CDS encoding TerC family protein: MIVFLSDPALWLALLTLTSLEIVLGIDNIIFISILSARLPKTKQKKARQIGLILAMGTRILLLFSLSFIMKLTTPLFTILEQTISGRDIILILGGLFLIAKSTTEIHHKLEGDSIVGDDSKKQISFTQVILQILILDVVFSLDSVITAVGMTDQLGVMITAVVLSVGFMLLSSGSISDFVDRHPTIKILALSFLILIGVALLGEGLRFHIPKGYIYFAMSFSVIVEFLNMKLRSKSEKPITLRGK, encoded by the coding sequence ATGATAGTATTTCTTTCCGATCCAGCACTTTGGCTTGCCCTACTCACCTTAACCTCTTTAGAAATTGTTTTGGGCATTGATAACATCATTTTCATTTCGATCCTTTCTGCCAGGTTACCCAAAACCAAACAAAAAAAAGCAAGGCAAATTGGATTGATACTTGCGATGGGAACAAGAATTTTACTTTTATTTTCCTTATCGTTTATCATGAAACTCACCACTCCCCTATTTACAATCTTAGAACAAACAATCAGTGGCAGAGACATCATCCTAATTTTAGGTGGACTTTTTCTCATTGCAAAGTCGACAACCGAAATCCATCACAAATTGGAAGGTGACTCAATTGTCGGTGATGATTCCAAAAAACAAATTTCTTTCACCCAAGTGATCCTTCAAATTTTGATTTTGGATGTTGTATTTTCATTGGATTCAGTGATCACCGCTGTTGGAATGACAGACCAACTTGGTGTGATGATCACAGCTGTGGTTTTATCTGTTGGATTTATGTTATTATCGAGTGGGAGTATCTCTGACTTTGTAGACAGACACCCTACCATCAAAATCCTTGCACTTAGTTTTTTGATTTTAATTGGTGTGGCTTTATTAGGTGAAGGACTCAGGTTTCATATCCCGAAAGGATATATCTATTTTGCGATGAGTTTTTCCGTGATCGTAGAATTTTTGAATATGAAATTACGTTCCAAGTCGGAAAAACCAATTACACTCAGAGGTAAATGA
- the loa22 gene encoding OmpA family outer membrane lipoprotein Loa22, translating to MMKKGFFLSLILLVGLSISFTNCSSSEEKETPKDTTSTTTDNTTGVASRDLNGALLDEINVALKDYRYPDGVRRRGFSYKQADIQAEDFKTWAKDNVAYIKDALAKLPDSYAIEITGHADASGPEEAEGAKKGNGYYSQIRSDAVKAALVKQGIPAERIVTKAAGSSKPISGFDEKDAINRRVTFQVVSK from the coding sequence CTGATGAAAAAAGGATTTTTTTTAAGCCTCATCCTCCTCGTAGGTCTTTCTATTTCATTCACGAACTGTTCGTCTTCTGAAGAAAAAGAAACTCCAAAAGATACAACGTCCACAACTACGGACAACACAACGGGAGTTGCTTCCAGAGATCTCAATGGAGCTCTTTTGGACGAAATCAACGTAGCACTCAAAGACTACCGTTACCCAGATGGCGTTCGTCGCAGAGGATTTAGCTACAAACAAGCAGACATCCAAGCAGAAGATTTCAAAACTTGGGCAAAAGACAATGTTGCTTACATCAAAGACGCTCTTGCAAAACTTCCTGATAGTTATGCAATCGAAATCACTGGCCATGCAGATGCATCTGGTCCAGAAGAAGCGGAAGGTGCTAAAAAAGGAAACGGTTACTACTCACAAATCCGTTCTGATGCTGTAAAAGCAGCTCTTGTGAAACAAGGGATCCCTGCAGAAAGAATCGTCACTAAAGCAGCTGGTTCTTCTAAACCAATTTCTGGTTTTGATGAAAAAGACGCGATCAACCGTCGTGTGACTTTCCAAGTTGTTTCTAAATAA
- a CDS encoding DUF1569 domain-containing protein, whose protein sequence is MKRREFIKRTALTISIAQLPLFGESNDVTSPWLEAEDLEDYKSLVSAYLTKPTELKLQGNWSVGKMFAHCAQSIEFSMKGYPEMKSSLFRGSVGKIAFSVFAFKNKMNHGLEEPIPGAEEINNATEIKVGAKRLLQAIELFSKTPESSLRPHFAYGDLTKEEYDVAHTLHIKNHMERLLN, encoded by the coding sequence ATGAAACGTAGAGAATTTATCAAACGAACTGCTCTTACAATTAGCATCGCACAGCTTCCATTATTCGGAGAATCAAATGATGTTACATCTCCTTGGTTAGAAGCAGAAGATTTGGAAGATTACAAATCACTGGTTTCTGCATATCTAACAAAACCCACCGAATTAAAATTACAAGGGAATTGGTCAGTTGGTAAGATGTTTGCCCACTGCGCTCAAAGTATTGAATTTTCAATGAAGGGATACCCGGAAATGAAATCTTCTCTCTTCCGAGGGTCCGTGGGAAAAATTGCTTTTTCTGTTTTTGCTTTTAAAAACAAAATGAACCATGGATTGGAAGAACCGATTCCTGGTGCTGAAGAAATTAATAATGCAACTGAAATCAAAGTAGGTGCCAAAAGATTGTTACAAGCAATTGAACTTTTTTCCAAAACACCAGAGTCATCTTTACGACCTCATTTTGCATATGGAGATCTTACTAAGGAAGAATATGACGTAGCCCATACTCTCCATATCAAAAATCACATGGAACGTTTGTTAAACTAA